DNA from Sorex araneus isolate mSorAra2 chromosome 6, mSorAra2.pri, whole genome shotgun sequence:
ctgcgggcaggggtggggcggcccGGGCAGTTCTCTGCGCACGGACCTCGCAGCAGCCTGGGAAGCCCCGTAGCTCTCGCTGAGACTTTCTCAGACCAGGAccccgccccttcccctcccctccccccccccccccccccgcaggacccggagcctgggggtgctggaggaggagcagatggggcagggaggagccccGTGCTGACAGCGAGCCTGGCCTCAAATTACACTGTATCAGATCTGGGGAGTAAAATTAGCAGCAGCGGTGTTGGGTGTCCCGGAGCCTGATAAATACCCCGATTCAGCAGAacccaggggcaggcaggggtgggggggtatggGGGACTGGGAAGGGCTTCGGGGGGACACGCCTGAGtggtctcctcctccttctccccccacaGAAtaagcaggggcggggggtgggggataggatGAAGAAGGTCAAAGTTTTGGTCTTAGGCTTCTAGCTAAAACACCGCACACGGATGCTcatgtatgcacatgcacacatgtgtacatttGTGGGCATCGTCTCacgcatacatatgcacacacatgcacacacatgcatgcgcacacacctACGCTGAAAACTTGGAGCAAGAATGAGATGGTTTTCTGGGTCTCTCTGAACTTTCCAGAAACTTCTCCCTTATCCTCACGACAGCTCTGTTCTGAGTCTGTTTCACAGCGAGCGGAAGGATACGGGAGGCGCTCTCGGTGCTCTGAGCGCCCGAGGATAAACACGCACGTGCTCCAGGCCATGACACCACTTGGTTCCAGCAGCTCAAGGTACCCACCTGATCGCCACATCCCCAGAAAACttgtttctctttccctctagtcatgtatatacttatatacatatctgtcactgtcgcactgtcgtcctgttgctcatcgatttgctcgagcgggcaccagtaacgtctccattgggagacttgttactgtttttggcctattgaatacgccacggggagcttgccagctctgccatgcaggcgggatcctctcggtatcttgctgggctctcccattgaggcaaaggaatcaaactccgggtcagccgcgtgcaaggcaaatgccctacctgctgtgctatcacaccagcacatacatatatataatataaacagtTAATTCTACTTCTTGCCCGTACTTGCAGTTGTTCGGATAAACACAATAAGAAGTAAAGATCCTAAAACTTAgtactctgggctctgagagcaggcaaggcttttaccgtaaatcccagactaagtcctcaggccagttcagcttgtccttccccatgggggtcctgtctcttaagtcatcaCAGCTTGCCTctagaccatgcatttatgctttctagattgtcccatttcgatgccagggtagctttgccactcgccctgggtccatcccagtcccaccgCGAGACCTCCCTTTTGGAGTGTTAGGagctacagcaactgaagcccgagtcaagtaattatgacggaTGTCCAGGATTCgatacatttcagagtcaatcaactcccaaatattaggagcagagCATTAAGGTCTTTCTGTGCTTCAGCAAAGAAcgttgctctatagtaaaatatgaaaagactgtaggggaaatagaaaagcaggtaattcactacaaatgcaaaatccagagttaccagaaagtttCGGCTTGTTTGTAACCAAGACCGACTTGGGGAACTGAGACCATGCAGTGTAAAACAAAGGGAAAGGTGAAAGATGATCTCAGGGGACGAGGGGTGCTCGAAAGAGCACTGTGAGCCTCACAGCGGGGAGGGAAAAGGGCGATTCGCTGAGGAAGCCTCAAGCActtcggggtcacacccaacaacaCCTAGGGTTCATGTCCATCAtcggagggtcccctgagcccgccaggaaggaggcaggagtcagctctgggcgccgccgggcgtggcccaaaaaggggaagaaagaaccAGGAAGTGTCACTGGGGAGGGGGCCGCCTGCCACTGCGAGTCCTCCAGCTGGGGACTCACTCGCCCACCAACGCCTGTGCGGGTGtgcccagctctgccaggggCGGGCACGTGATTCTGTCCACGCGACAGCACCTGGAGGCAGTGGCATGGTgggcacacacactcatgcacacacacatgcatatgcatgcacacacatgcatgcatatagacgcgcacacaggcacacgcacacacaagcatatgcatgcacacacatacacacacatacacatgcatgcacgcacacacatacacgcgcgcacacacacatatacacatgcacacacactcgcacgcatgcacgcgcgcacacacacacatacacacgtgcacgcacacccACATACATgcgcgcaaacacacacacacacacacacacacacacacacacacacccaggaggCTGGGAGGAACAGAGGCGGACACTTGCAGTGAGGGGCTGTGGGCGAGGCTGCATGAGCCAGAAGGGGGGACGTGACCCCcagtgtcgccagggccccaGACCTGGAACTTCCCCCTGCAGGCGGAAGTGAGGGCCGGGCGCAGGGGAGGGGCCCCGTGGCCACCGCAGCCGCAGCGGGCGGGAGGCGCGGGCGGTGTCGGGGCGCAGCTGGCCGCAGGGTGACCCGGGGCCGGGACAGAGGCCATGGCCGTGGCCCAGCTGAGAGCGGAGAGGTGCGTGTGGATGCGGGTGGGACCTCCTGCGGGTGGGTGGGCGGGCAGCTGGTtccgccccccaggccccccagcccctgcgcccGCCAGGCTGAGTTAGCATCCCACACCCCACGCCTGGAACTGAGACTGAGACTCGCAGATGTGTTTGGGGAAGTTGGAGCCGTGGCCCCCAGGTGCAGATGCAGGCCACGGGGAGCCagagagggcagggcgggggtctgcgggcgggggcggggggcggcctgGGCTCTGGCTGCACACGGCACCGCTCCCGACCTCTCCCCAGACAGGAGGCTGCAGCTCGCggctccttcttcctctttccttgggCTGCCATACATACGTCACCTCCTCCGGGAAGTCCTCCAGGCCAGCCCCCTCCCGGCTCTGGGACCCCTCtgccctttttcctttctctgcctgggggcgggggggcttacATGCCTGTCACAATCTGCTGAACTTGTTTGTATTCTTTATCTACAAACTTCAGCCCTTAGAAGCCAGGAGGTCGGGGAGAATGTTCTGGGCCTTTGGGGCCCGCAGAGGTCACGCGCCTGGGAGAGGCTGCGGGGTGCCCTGGCCCTCGGCCCTCTGGGCTGCGGCTGCTCTTTACATTTACTCCCTGTCACATGTTTCCTCACCTGCCCCCAGCAGATGCCCCTGTGGCCCCCTCTAACCCCCTTCCCGGCCATCCTGGTCAGAAAGGGGGTGACAGGTGAGTGTCACCCCTGACACTGCCCCTCCTTGGCCCTCCGCCACCGACCAGTCCCCAGGCCCTGCTCGTCACCCCCAGAAACGAGTCACCCGTGGGTAGCATTCGAGTCCGTCTCAATGGCGTAAGGCTGTACTGGGGACTGAGGAATCGCCAGCGACTCCCTCCTTTGCTTTTTCACAGAACAGGAAGTCGTGGGGGGGTGGTCACGGCTGGTCCCACAGCCCAGAGACCCAGGGGTCAGCGTTCTGGAGAGACCTTTGTCTTCCTTGTGCTTTTGCTTCGTGTGTGCAAAGAGGCTGCCCCAGGTCCAGACATCACAGCAGCATCCACAGCAGCcagaaaaggaaaggggaggcCACCTGCTGACCTTGCCCATCTCTGCAGATAAGGAGGCAGCTGGACCCTTGGGTTGTGTTGCCTCGAACTGGCGACACGGCTGCTCTTAGCGTGGAGGAGGCTGGGAAGGGAACCGAGAGGTGGAGGCTGGGCTGAGCTCTGAGTCTGTCCCTGAGGCTGAACAGGGAAACAGGAGAGGGACCCAGCGAAGCACCACACTGGGGGTGCCCCTGGGGTCTGCCCCGTCCTGCTCCCTGGCTCGGCCCATGCCGCCTCTCAGGAGAATGGCGCAGGGTCCTGCGGGGTCACGGGGGGCCCACCCTCCATCCCCGCCCTCCTTGGCCTCCTCACAGCCAGCCTGCCCTGGGCCTTGGTCAGAGCCAGGCTCACCTGCTTCTGTCTCCTCGGAAGCCTGAGGGGCTCCCCCTTTCTTAAGTCGGCCCGagaccctgtccccaccccagtcTTCAGCCGTATCTGAGtccatctgtttgtttgttttcacattttgggtcacacccggcgatgcacaggggtcactcctggctctgcactcaggaattactcctggcagtgctcaggggaccctatgggatgctgggaatcgaacccgggtcggccgcgtgcaaggcaaacgccctccccgctgtgctatcgctccagccccctatctgaGTCCATCTGATCCCTGCTGACCCCACCCCCCTTAGCACATTCTGTTCCCGCGGCCTGGGAGGCCCCGCCCTGTGTGCGATCACGGGTTCTGATTGGGCCTTATGGTTGTCACTCCCCTGTCCCCGCCTCTGGGCCTGTCTCCCCAGGCCGGGTTCAAGATCCTAGAACAGGTCAGGCCCGCAGGGGTGTTGGAAGCCCCGTCATGGGGTGGATTAGGAAGGATGTCTGGGGGTCCCGGAccctgaggggccggagaggtaggcTGACATAGGACGTGACCAAAGAGCCAGATCCCTCggccagggcaggggggcggCCACTACAGGGCCAGCAGGGGTCAGCGGGCGCTGCAGAGACTCAGGGGCCCTCAGCCTGGCCCAGGCGGGGGTCTTCTCTCTTAGGCGCCCCCCAAGGGGCTGTTCGAGTGGGAGGTGAGTCATGCGCACCACGGCCTTTAGGGACAGTGACCCTGGGGTCAGAGGTGAgcttgtggggagggaggggtggcggTTGGGGACCCAGAAGGGACTAAGTACACAGCACTTGGCTAATGGAGGGGGTCacactggccgtgctcagggcttactccaggctctgagctcggggtcactcccaggtGACACGGGGAGCCGTGGGCAGTCCCGGGGCCTGGCGTGACGTGCACCAGGTGTGACGTGTGCCAGGCGTGACGTGTGCCAAGCCGGCACTGGCCCTGTCCATCTGGAGCGTGTGTGACTGACTGTTTTCCTGACGTGGACGGGGGCAACCAGCCGGGGGTCCTGTGGGTGCTCAGCggcccctccctcagcctcaccctgcagcctggtgtggggggtCCCTCAGCGTGGGGGGGTCTCAGCCTGGCGGGGGGTaaccagggtccctccctccctccctccctccctccctcccgccctcagcGACTTTGAGCAGCTTCCGGACGACGTGCCCACATCCGCCAACATCGCCGACATCGAGGAGAAGAGAGGCTTCAGCAGCCACTTCGTAAGAGACCTCCCCCGCCCGCACCCTCCTCTGGCACGTGGCCTTTGACCCCCCGAGTTCACGCAGCACCTCGCTTCTGTCCTGGTGGTCCTCAATGGTTGatgtcggggtggggtgggggacacagggcAGCAAATCACCTCCGAACTTCTGAGTTTGGAACTTGGAAGCGTGGCGTCCGGTGGGGTGGGCCCCAGGGGTGTCCCTTAACACCCCAGAGTTCTGGGGGaccctggccttgcatgtggccgccccAGGCTCAAACCCAACACCACCGGAGAACGCCcctagcagcagcagcagcagcaggaatgacccctgagcacagagccaggagtcagctctgagcatcgcagggtgtgacccccctccaaaaaaaaaattccacactaaaattaaaatacaggggccggagccatagcacagcagggagggcatttgccttgcacgcagccgaccctggttcgattcccagcatcccatagggtcccccgagcaccaccaggagtcattcctgagtgcagagccaggaggaacccctgagcattgccaggtgtgacccaaaaagaaaaaaaaataataaataaataaattaattaatttaatttaattaaaatacaaagcaacaccccacagtgctcagagcagccACCCTGACAAAGAGAGTCCTGAGTAAGAAAAGGTGCCCCCCGGACCCCCTATCCCGCCTGCCTGGCCCCCCATCTCGCCCCCCGGACCCCCCACACGGCCGCGGCTCCTTCTAGGTCTTCGTCATTGAGGTGAAGACGAAAGGCGGCGCCAAGTACCTCATCTACCGCCGCTACCGCCAGTTCCACGCCCTGCAGAGCAAGCTGGAGGGGCGCTTCGGGCCCGAGAACAAGACGAACCCCTTCTCCTGTCCGCTGCCCGTCCTGCCAGgtgggcccccgcccccgccgccccccagagcccagccccgcctctccccgccATGGGCCCGCCCTTCACCCGGCTCCAGCCCTCGGGCCCCCACCTTGGTGTGGGGGTCCCCTGGGGCCCAGTCGGCGCTGTGGGTGTCCTGACCTCGAGACACGGGCCCCCGGGGCTGGAAGGAGCacgggcagggttggggggattCGGGTGAGCACTGtgcactccccagcaccccagaggggcccctgagcactgcccggtgtggcccccaaacaaaaccacagaGAACAAAACCTCCCGCCACGTGGGGGCGCTGTCTCCTTAAACCCTGGGGGGGGCGGCCCACCCACCGCGCCGTCCAGGGGAGCTGACCTCTGGCCCTGTTCTCTGTCCACCGGGACCCTGAGGACGCCCCATTTCCGCCCCCagctgcctggcctggcccttactccccacctcctgctcggcatgtgcctcagtttccccatccccTTCCTGTGGGATGAGCCTTCCACGCGCCCTGGGGCCCCTCTTCTCCTCGCTCTCGGGATGGGCTGGCCGGGCCTGGGGGTGTGTCCGAGCCTGTGGGACGTGCAGGGACCAAACTAGGCCTCAAATGCTTCCCCCGAGCCCCGTCCCGAGGCCCCGAAGAGTCACAGTCTAGGTGACGGGACTGTCCAGCCTGGGTGCAGGGGCCAGCTAGGGGTGGGCAGGGCCATGGTGAGCAGAGCAAAGGTCCTGTGGTCTGTCAGCTATGAacgttgtgtgtatgtgtgtgtgtatgtgtgagtgtatgtctgtgtacgtgtgtgtatgtatgtttgtgtgttcatgagtgtatgtgtgtatgtgtatgtgtgtgcacacatgtgtatatatgtgtgtatgtgtgcttgtgtatatgtatgcgtgtgtttgtgtgtaggtgtgtgcatgtgtgtatgagtgtgcatgtatgtgtatgtatgtgtatgtgtatatgtgtattagtgtattagtgtatgtatgtgtgtatatgtatgcatgtgtgggtatgtgtgcacatgtgtatgtatatgtgtacatgtgtatgctgTGAgggtgcatgtgtacatgtgtgtatgtgtgtgtgggtgtatgtgtatgtgtgtgggtatgggtatatgtgggtgtttgtgcatgtgtgtgtatgtgtgagtatgtgtgcatacatgtgtgtgtgcgtgtgtgcatgtgtgtgttagaAACCCGCTGCCCAGGAACTCTTAGGAGTATCTATTGGAAGGTGGTCCGGGATGCAGGATGGCTGGTGGGAGGGcccatgggggggtgggggtggaggctgggtgTGGCAGGCAGGGTCCGGCCTGGACCCGGATGGGcagccctgtccccctcctcAGCCAAGGTCTACGTGGGGGTGAAGCAGGAGATCGCCGAGGCCCGGATCGCCCCCCTCAACGCCTACATGAAGGTACCGCGGCGGCTCCGCTGCTCTCCGGGGgccgggcctgggctgggggacaGACGGGCTGAGGAGggtcccgggggctggggggcagtggAGGGAGGACACGCCGGCCCGTTTGGATGGGCCATATGGCATCTGTCCGGGgctctggggcgggggaggagcagGCCCAGTGCCGCCCCCACAGCccaaggcgggggaggggcgggtgcccAGAGAGTGAAGCCGGCCTTGGTGCCAGGAGCCGCGTGTCACACGGACCGTCAGGGGGTGGCACGTGCCTGCGGGCTATCCCTGGGGCCTCAGACCCAcctcccgcccggcccggcgTCTGCCTGGAGTCGCCTCTCGCACCTCCCAGCTCGCCAtgggccccaggcccctccagcccctccagcccctccgcaGCCTGATTTTCTGCAAAGGGGTCCCCGGGGTTGGGTTGTGGTCCTGCAGCACCCACCCACAGGAACCCCAGCCTGACCCCGGAGCACCCAACTGGGAGTCACTCCCGAGCACTgaccggggtggggaggggggtgtccacACCCCCAGACCAAAGCCGGGACGACAGCCAAGGCTGTTTCTGTGAGCGGGGGCAGAGGACGCCTCGAGGAGGGAGGGGAccagtgcggggggggggtcctggaGCCCGGGGGGTGTCCAGCTGGTGGCCGAGCAGCCCCCCGCCCGTGTCTCCCCAGGAGCTCCTGAGCCTGCCCGTGTGGGTGCTCATGGACGAGGACGTGCGTCTCTTCTTCCACCAGTCGCCCTACGACTCGGAGCAGGTGCCCCAGGCCCTGCGCCGCCTCCGCCCACACACCCGGAAAATGTGAGTAGGGGGcacgggggggtggggcaggacccCGGGGTCACGGCCACCGCTCAGGCCTGGGAGGGGggagccggagagacagcacagcgggcagggggctggctttacccgcagcccacccgggttcgatccccggcacccgttacagccccccccccccccgaaccctgccaggagtcagccctgagcacagagccaggagtcagccctgagcactgctgggagtgtcccccaaacgaagggaagagaaaaaaaaaagaatgataggggtgggagggcgtttgccttgcatgtagcagacccgggttcgatccccagcatcccatagggtcccccgagcaccactaggagtaattcctgcgtgcagagccaggaggaacccttgagtattgccaggtgtgacccaaaaagcaaatgaccGAAAGAAAAGGAGTCCCCCggggcccccgcgccccgccgagCTCTGCCTGTGACGACAGGAGTCGGCACAGCTCCGGGAGCAGCCAGGCTGGACGTGTCCTGGGCGGGCCTGACCCCAGCCTGGGGGTCCTGGAAGGaatgaggaggggtggggggcgcagggcAGGAGCCCATGGCTGATGGACCCACAAATATTCCCTCCCCCCAGTCCCTGGGAGGTGTGGCCGGTGGTGGGTCTGGGCTCAGGGCGGCCTGCTGGCCCCCGGGGCATCACGGGGCCTCCTGGGGGGGCTCCCACCCCCCTGGAACCCACAGGGACCCCCCCCAGTATGTTCCGGCCCCCTGGTCGGCCAGAAATGACCATTGAAAAGCCAAGGTCGGGCTTCCAAAGACGAGACAGCAGCTCGCGAGAATCCCGGAGTCCACAGCCCTgagcccgccccctgccccgaaTCCGTCTCGCCCCGCAGGCGGGCACAGGCGGGAAGAagaggggtgggggcgtggggaggggcggTCACAGCGCCTCTGGCCCACggaggggggcagggacagggacatCCGGCACCCCCCCCGCCTCTCTGGCCCGGGAtggcccccctgcaccccagagccGGCAGCAGGGCAGCCACGGCCCTTCTCTCCGCAGCAAGAGTGACCGCCCGCCAAGCGCAAGCCTGGATCGCTTTGCCGCTCCCCGAGCAGAGGTACCCCCAGCCGCCCAGGGGGTGGGTCTCAgacaccccctcctccccgcccaggggccctgggtggATGCTCCAGGGAGGAAAGAGCTTCCAGAAAGCcaaggcccctccctccctccctccctccctccctccctccctccctccctacctaccTACCTCGCCCGCCCCAGGCCCTGTTTGACTTCACGGGGAACAGCAAGCTGGAGCTGAATTTCAAAGCTGGCGAAGTCATCTTCCTCCTCAGCCGCATCAATAAAGAGTGGCTGGAGGTGAGgctggaggggaggcagggggtgagggtggaggtgagggtgggggtgagcaggagtgagggtgggggtgagcaggggtgaggctgggggtgaggaaggggtaggctggggtgaggctgggggtgaggcagggggtaaggctgggggtgaggctggggtgaggcaagggtgaggctgggg
Protein-coding regions in this window:
- the NCF4 gene encoding neutrophil cytosol factor 4; translation: MAVAQLRAESDFEQLPDDVPTSANIADIEEKRGFSSHFVFVIEVKTKGGAKYLIYRRYRQFHALQSKLEGRFGPENKTNPFSCPLPVLPAKVYVGVKQEIAEARIAPLNAYMKELLSLPVWVLMDEDVRLFFHQSPYDSEQVPQALRRLRPHTRKIKSDRPPSASLDRFAAPRAEALFDFTGNSKLELNFKAGEVIFLLSRINKEWLEGTIRGTTGIFPASFVKILKDFPEEEDPTNWLRCYYYENSVSTTIKDIAIEEDLSSTPPYKDLLELMRREFQRDDIALNYRDAEGDLVRLLSDEDVGLMVRRARGLPTQKRLFPWKLHVTQEDDYRVYNTAP